In Capsicum annuum cultivar UCD-10X-F1 chromosome 11, UCD10Xv1.1, whole genome shotgun sequence, one genomic interval encodes:
- the LOC107848616 gene encoding putative axial regulator YABBY 2 isoform X1, with amino-acid sequence MAFDMTSSSTSSFSERVCYLQCNFCNTILAVSVPCSSMLTIVTVRCGHCANLLSVNIGSLLQALPFQDLQKLQKQQYTNVEHNNASNYKGYVSSSSSSSKFNRFSASISPEIEPRIPPIRPPEKRQRVPSAYNKFIKEEIQRIKASNPDITHREAFSTAAKNWAHFPHIHFGLKLEGNK; translated from the exons atggcATTCGACATGACTTCTTCTTCTACATCATCTTTCTCAGAACGCGTTTGTTACTTGCAGTGCAATTTTTGCAACACCATTCTTGCG GTTAGTGTTCCCTGCAGCAGCATGCTAACCATAGTAACAGTAAGATGTGGGCATTGTGCAAATTTGCTTTCTGTTAATATTGGATCTTTACTTCAAGCTCTCCCCTTTCAAGATCTACAA AAACTGCAAAAACAACAGTATACAAATGTTGAACACAATAATGCTAGTAATTATAAAGGTTAtgtctcatcatcatcatcttcttctaagTTCAACAGATTTTCTGCCAGTATTTCTCCTGAAATTGAACCTAGAATCCCTCCGATTCGTC CACCAGAGAAAAGACAGCGTGTTCCTTCTGCCTACAACAAATTCATCAa GGAAGAGATCCAAAGGATTAAGGCCAGCAATCCTGATATTACCCATCGTGAAGCTTTTAGCACTGCTGCCAAAAAT TGGGCACATTTTCCACATATTCACTTTGGACTCAAGCTGGAGGGCAACAAATAG
- the LOC107848616 gene encoding axial regulator YABBY 5 isoform X2, translated as MAFDMTSSSTSSFSERVCYLQCNFCNTILAVSVPCSSMLTIVTVRCGHCANLLSVNIGSLLQALPFQDLQKLQKQQYTNVEHNNASNYKAPEKRQRVPSAYNKFIKEEIQRIKASNPDITHREAFSTAAKNWAHFPHIHFGLKLEGNK; from the exons atggcATTCGACATGACTTCTTCTTCTACATCATCTTTCTCAGAACGCGTTTGTTACTTGCAGTGCAATTTTTGCAACACCATTCTTGCG GTTAGTGTTCCCTGCAGCAGCATGCTAACCATAGTAACAGTAAGATGTGGGCATTGTGCAAATTTGCTTTCTGTTAATATTGGATCTTTACTTCAAGCTCTCCCCTTTCAAGATCTACAA AAACTGCAAAAACAACAGTATACAAATGTTGAACACAATAATGCTAGTAATTATAAAG CACCAGAGAAAAGACAGCGTGTTCCTTCTGCCTACAACAAATTCATCAa GGAAGAGATCCAAAGGATTAAGGCCAGCAATCCTGATATTACCCATCGTGAAGCTTTTAGCACTGCTGCCAAAAAT TGGGCACATTTTCCACATATTCACTTTGGACTCAAGCTGGAGGGCAACAAATAG